Proteins from a single region of Kogia breviceps isolate mKogBre1 chromosome 5, mKogBre1 haplotype 1, whole genome shotgun sequence:
- the TNK2 gene encoding activated CDC42 kinase 1 isoform X14: MQPEEGTGWLLELLSEVQLQQYFLRLRDDLNITRLSHFEYVKNEDLEKIGMGRPGQRRLWEAVKRRKAVCKRKSWMSKVFSGKRLEAEFPPHHSQSTFRKTSPTPGGPAAEGSLQSLTCLIGEKDLHLFEKLGDGSFGVVRRGEWDAPSGKTVSVAVKCLKPDVLSQPEAMDDFIREVNAMHSLDHRNLIRLYGVVLTPPMKMVTELAPLGSLLDRLRKHQGHFLLGTLSRYAVQVAEGMGYLESKRFIHRDLAARNLLLATRDLVKIGDFGLMRALPQNDDHYVMQEHRKVPFAWCAPESLKTRTFSHASDTWMFGVTLWEMFTYGQEPWIGLNGSQILHKIDKEGERLPRPEDCPQDIYNVMVQCWAHKPEDRPTFVALRDFLLEAQPTDMRALQDFEEPDKLHIQMNDVITVIEGRAENYWWRGQNTRTLCVGPFPRNVVTSVAGLSAQDISQPLQNSFIHTGHGDSDPRHCWGFPDRIDELYLGNPMDPPDLLSVELSTSRPTQHLGRVKREPPPRPPQPAIFTQKPTYDPVSEDQDPLSSDFKRLGLRKPGLPRGLWLAKPSARVPGTKAGRGSSEVTLIDFGEEPMVQVPRPCAPSLAQLAMDACSLLDKTPPQSPSRALPRPLHPTPVVDWDARPLPPPPAYDDVAQDEDDFEVCSINSTLVSAGVSAGPSQGETNYAFVPEPARLFPPLEDNLFLPPQGGGKPPNSAQTAEIFQALQQECMRQLQVPAGSLVPSPSPVGDDKPQVPPRVPIPPRPTRPRGELSPAPSGEEEMGRWPGPASPPRLPPREPLSPQGSRTPSPLVPRGSSPLPPRLSSSPGKTMPTTQSFASDPKYATPQVIQAPGPRAGPCILPIVRDGKKVSNTHYYLLPERPPYLERYQRFLRETRSPEEPAPMPVPLLLPPPGIPAPAAPTATVRPMPQAAPDPRANFSTNTSNSGAQPPALRATARLPQRGCPGDGPEAGRPTDKIQMLQAMVHGVTTEECQAALQSHSWSVQRAAQYLKVEQLFGLGLRPRGECHKVLEMFDWNLEQAGCHLLGSCGPAHHK, from the exons ATGCAGCCGGAGGAGGGCACAGGCTGGCTGCTGGAGCTGCTGTCCGAGGTGCAGCTGCAGCAGTATTTCCTGCGGCTCCGTGACGACCTCAACATTACCCGCCTGTCCCACTTTGAGTATGTCAAGAATGAGGACCTGGAGAAGATTGGCATGGGCCGGCCTG GCCAGCGGCGGCTGTGGGAGGCTGTGAAGAGGAGGAAGGCCGTGTGCAAACGCAAGTCCTGGATGAGCAAG GTGTTCAGTGGAAAGCGGCTGGAGGCTGAGTTCCCCCCTCATCACTCTCAGAGCACCTTCCGGAAGACCTCACCCACCCCCGGAGGCCCAGCAGCAGAGGGGTCCCTGCAGAGCCTCACCTGCCTCATTGGGGAGAAGGACCTGCATCTCTTTGAGAAGCTGGGAGATGGCTCCTTTGGTGTGGTGCGCAGGGGCGAGTGGGACGCCCCCTCGGGGAAGACG GTGAGTGTGGCTGTGAAGTGCCTGAAGCCTGATGTGCTGAGCCAGCCAGAGGCTATGGACGACTTCATCCGGGAGGTCAATGCCATGCACTCGCTTGACCACCGAAACCTTATTCGCCTCTACGGTGTGGTGCTCACGCCGCCCATGAAGATG GTGACAGAACTGGCACCTCTGGGATCGTTGTTGGACCGGCTGCGCAAGCACCAGGGCCACTTCCTCCTGGGTACCCTGAGCCGCTACGCTGTGCAGGTGGCTGAGGGCATGGGCTACCTGGAGTCCAAGCGCTTTATTCACCGTGACCTGGCTGCCCGCAATCTGCTGTTGGCCACCCGTGACCTGGTCAAGATCGGGGACTTTGGGCTGATGCGAGCACTGCCCCAGAATGACGACCACTACGTCATGCAGGAGCATCGCAAGGTGCCCTTTGCCTG GTGTGCCCCTGAGAGCCTGAAGACTCGCACCTTCTCCCATGCCAGCGACACCTGGATGTTTGGGGTCACACTGTGGGAGATGTTCACCTATGGCCAGGAGCCCTGGATTGGCCTCAATGGCAGTCAG ATCCTGCACAAGATTGACAAGGAGGGGGAGCGTCTGCCCCGGCCCGAGGACTGCCCCCAGGACATCTACAATGTCATGGTTCAGTGCTGGGCTCACAAGCCAGAGGACAGACCCACCTTTGTGGCCCTGAGGGACTTCCTGCTGGAG gcccagcccacTGACATGCGGGCTCTTCAGGACTTTGAGGAGCCAGACAAGCTGCACATCCAGATGAACGATGTCATCACCGTCATTGAGGGGAG GGCTGAGAATTATTGGTGGCGCGGGCAGAACACACGGACGCTGTGCGTGGGGCCCTTCCCTCGCAACGTGGTGACCTCTGTGGCCGGCCTGTCGGCCCAGGACATCAGCCAGCCCCTGCAGAACAGCTTCATTCACACAGGGCATGGTGACAGCGACCCCCGgcactgctggggcttccctgacagGATCGATGA ACTGTATCTGGGAAACCCCATGGACCCTCCCGACCTGCTGAGTGTGGAACTGAGCACCTCCAGACCCACCCAGCATCTGGGCAGGGTGAAAA GGGAGCCTCCACCTCGCCCTCCTCAGCCTGCCATCTTCACTCAGA AACCAACCTACGACCCTGTGAGTGAGGACCAAGACCCCCTGTCCAGCGACTTCAAGAGACTGGGCCTGCGGAAGCCAGGACTGCCCCGTGGGCTGTGGCTCGCGAAGCCCTCGGCCCGGGTGCCGGGCACCAAAGCGGGCCGCGGGAGCAGTGAGGTCACGCTCATCGACTTCGGTGAGGAGCCCATGGTCCAGGTCCCACGGCCCTGTGCGCCCTCACTGGCGCAGCTGGCCATGGATGCCTGCTCCTTGCTGGACAAGACCCCGCCACAGAGCCCCTCGCGGGCCCTGCCCCGACCCCTGCATCCCACGCCAGTGGTGGACTGGGATGCGCGCCCACTGCCCCCGCCTCCTGCCTACGACGACGTGGCCCAGGATGAGGATGACTTCGAGGTCTGCTCCATCAACAGCACCCTAGTGAGTGCAGGGGTCTCTGCTGGGCCCAGCCAGGGAGAGACCAATTACGCCTTTGTGCCTGAGCCGGCACGGCTCTTCCCTCCTCTGGAGGACAACCTGTTCCTCCCACCTCAGGGTGGGGGCAAGCCGCCCAACTCAGCCCAGACTGCAGAGATCTTCCAGGCGCTGCAGCAGGAGTGCATGCGACAGCTACAGGTCCCGGCCGGCTCTCTGGTCCCCTCGCCCAGCCCGGTGGGCGACGACAAGCCCCAGGTGCCCCCCCGTGTGCCCATCCCCCCGAGGCCCACGCGCCCACGTGGGGAGCTGTCTCCAGCCCCCTCGGGCGAGGAGGAGATGGGGCGGTGGCCTggacctgcctcccctccccgacTACCACCTCGGGAGCCCCTGTCCCCACAAGGCTCCAGGACCCCCAGCCCCTTGGTGCCACGCGGCAGCTCCCCGCTGCCACCCCGGCTCTCCAGCTCACCTGGGAAAACCATGCCCACCACCCAGAGCTTTGCCTCAGACCCCAAGTATGCCACACCCCAGGTGATCCAGGCACCTGGCCCCCGGGCTGGCCCCTGCATCTTACCCATCGTCCGCGATGGCAAGAAGGTCAGCAACACCCACTACTACCTGCTGCCTGAGCGCCCACCCTACCTGGAGCGCTACCAGCGCTTCCTGCGTGAGACCCGGAGCCCCGAAGAGCCGGCCCCCATGCCTGTGCCCCTGCTGCTGCCCCCTCCCGGCATCCCAGCTCCTGCTGCCCCTACTGCCACCGTTCGACCAATGCCTCAGGCTGCCCCAGACCCCAGGGCTAACTTCTCCACTAACACCAGCAACTCGGGGGCCCAGCCGCCAGCCCTGAGGGCCACTGCTCGGCTGCCACAGAGGGGCTGTCCCGGTGACGGGCCAGAGGCTGGACGGCCAACAGACAAGATCCAGATG CTGCAGGCCATGGTGCATGGGGTGACCACAGAGGAGTGCCAGGCGGCCCTGCAGAGCCACAGCTGGAGCGTGCAGAGGGCTGCCCAGTATCTGAAG GTGGAGCAGCTCTTTGGTTTGGGTCTGCGGCCGCGAGGCGAGTGCCACAAAGTGCTGGAGATGTTCGACTGGAACTTGGAGCAGGCTGGCTGCCACCTGCTGGGCTCCTGTGGCCCAGCCCACCACAAGTGA
- the TNK2 gene encoding activated CDC42 kinase 1 isoform X4, with amino-acid sequence MQPEEGTGWLLELLSEVQLQQYFLRLRDDLNITRLSHFEYVKNEDLEKIGMGRPGQRRLWEAVKRRKAVCKRKSWMSKGSIWPLAAFKQVFSGKRLEAEFPPHHSQSTFRKTSPTPGGPAAEGSLQSLTCLIGEKDLHLFEKLGDGSFGVVRRGEWDAPSGKTVSVAVKCLKPDVLSQPEAMDDFIREVNAMHSLDHRNLIRLYGVVLTPPMKMVTELAPLGSLLDRLRKHQGHFLLGTLSRYAVQVAEGMGYLESKRFIHRDLAARNLLLATRDLVKIGDFGLMRALPQNDDHYVMQEHRKVPFAWCAPESLKTRTFSHASDTWMFGVTLWEMFTYGQEPWIGLNGSQILHKIDKEGERLPRPEDCPQDIYNVMVQCWAHKPEDRPTFVALRDFLLEAQPTDMRALQDFEEPDKLHIQMNDVITVIEGRAENYWWRGQNTRTLCVGPFPRNVVTSVAGLSAQDISQPLQNSFIHTGHGDSDPRHCWGFPDRIDELYLGNPMDPPDLLSVELSTSRPTQHLGRVKREPPPRPPQPAIFTQKPTYDPVSEDQDPLSSDFKRLGLRKPGLPRGLWLAKPSARVPGTKAGRGSSEVTLIDFGEEPMVQVPRPCAPSLAQLAMDACSLLDKTPPQSPSRALPRPLHPTPVVDWDARPLPPPPAYDDVAQDEDDFEVCSINSTLVSAGVSAGPSQGETNYAFVPEPARLFPPLEDNLFLPPQGGGKPPNSAQTAEIFQALQQECMRQLQVPAGSLVPSPSPVGDDKPQVPPRVPIPPRPTRPRGELSPAPSGEEEMGRWPGPASPPRLPPREPLSPQGSRTPSPLVPRGSSPLPPRLSSSPGKTMPTTQSFASDPKYATPQVIQAPGPRAGPCILPIVRDGKKVSNTHYYLLPERPPYLERYQRFLRETRSPEEPAPMPVPLLLPPPGIPAPAAPTATVRPMPQAAPDPRANFSTNTSNSGAQPPALRATARLPQRGCPGDGPEAGRPTDKIQMLQAMVHGVTTEECQAALQSHSWSVQRAAQYLKHPLAPVCPTAPPSAPQVEQLFGLGLRPRGECHKVLEMFDWNLEQAGCHLLGSCGPAHHKR; translated from the exons ATGCAGCCGGAGGAGGGCACAGGCTGGCTGCTGGAGCTGCTGTCCGAGGTGCAGCTGCAGCAGTATTTCCTGCGGCTCCGTGACGACCTCAACATTACCCGCCTGTCCCACTTTGAGTATGTCAAGAATGAGGACCTGGAGAAGATTGGCATGGGCCGGCCTG GCCAGCGGCGGCTGTGGGAGGCTGTGAAGAGGAGGAAGGCCGTGTGCAAACGCAAGTCCTGGATGAGCAAG GGTTCCATCTGGCCCCTGGCTGCCTTCAAACAGGTGTTCAGTGGAAAGCGGCTGGAGGCTGAGTTCCCCCCTCATCACTCTCAGAGCACCTTCCGGAAGACCTCACCCACCCCCGGAGGCCCAGCAGCAGAGGGGTCCCTGCAGAGCCTCACCTGCCTCATTGGGGAGAAGGACCTGCATCTCTTTGAGAAGCTGGGAGATGGCTCCTTTGGTGTGGTGCGCAGGGGCGAGTGGGACGCCCCCTCGGGGAAGACG GTGAGTGTGGCTGTGAAGTGCCTGAAGCCTGATGTGCTGAGCCAGCCAGAGGCTATGGACGACTTCATCCGGGAGGTCAATGCCATGCACTCGCTTGACCACCGAAACCTTATTCGCCTCTACGGTGTGGTGCTCACGCCGCCCATGAAGATG GTGACAGAACTGGCACCTCTGGGATCGTTGTTGGACCGGCTGCGCAAGCACCAGGGCCACTTCCTCCTGGGTACCCTGAGCCGCTACGCTGTGCAGGTGGCTGAGGGCATGGGCTACCTGGAGTCCAAGCGCTTTATTCACCGTGACCTGGCTGCCCGCAATCTGCTGTTGGCCACCCGTGACCTGGTCAAGATCGGGGACTTTGGGCTGATGCGAGCACTGCCCCAGAATGACGACCACTACGTCATGCAGGAGCATCGCAAGGTGCCCTTTGCCTG GTGTGCCCCTGAGAGCCTGAAGACTCGCACCTTCTCCCATGCCAGCGACACCTGGATGTTTGGGGTCACACTGTGGGAGATGTTCACCTATGGCCAGGAGCCCTGGATTGGCCTCAATGGCAGTCAG ATCCTGCACAAGATTGACAAGGAGGGGGAGCGTCTGCCCCGGCCCGAGGACTGCCCCCAGGACATCTACAATGTCATGGTTCAGTGCTGGGCTCACAAGCCAGAGGACAGACCCACCTTTGTGGCCCTGAGGGACTTCCTGCTGGAG gcccagcccacTGACATGCGGGCTCTTCAGGACTTTGAGGAGCCAGACAAGCTGCACATCCAGATGAACGATGTCATCACCGTCATTGAGGGGAG GGCTGAGAATTATTGGTGGCGCGGGCAGAACACACGGACGCTGTGCGTGGGGCCCTTCCCTCGCAACGTGGTGACCTCTGTGGCCGGCCTGTCGGCCCAGGACATCAGCCAGCCCCTGCAGAACAGCTTCATTCACACAGGGCATGGTGACAGCGACCCCCGgcactgctggggcttccctgacagGATCGATGA ACTGTATCTGGGAAACCCCATGGACCCTCCCGACCTGCTGAGTGTGGAACTGAGCACCTCCAGACCCACCCAGCATCTGGGCAGGGTGAAAA GGGAGCCTCCACCTCGCCCTCCTCAGCCTGCCATCTTCACTCAGA AACCAACCTACGACCCTGTGAGTGAGGACCAAGACCCCCTGTCCAGCGACTTCAAGAGACTGGGCCTGCGGAAGCCAGGACTGCCCCGTGGGCTGTGGCTCGCGAAGCCCTCGGCCCGGGTGCCGGGCACCAAAGCGGGCCGCGGGAGCAGTGAGGTCACGCTCATCGACTTCGGTGAGGAGCCCATGGTCCAGGTCCCACGGCCCTGTGCGCCCTCACTGGCGCAGCTGGCCATGGATGCCTGCTCCTTGCTGGACAAGACCCCGCCACAGAGCCCCTCGCGGGCCCTGCCCCGACCCCTGCATCCCACGCCAGTGGTGGACTGGGATGCGCGCCCACTGCCCCCGCCTCCTGCCTACGACGACGTGGCCCAGGATGAGGATGACTTCGAGGTCTGCTCCATCAACAGCACCCTAGTGAGTGCAGGGGTCTCTGCTGGGCCCAGCCAGGGAGAGACCAATTACGCCTTTGTGCCTGAGCCGGCACGGCTCTTCCCTCCTCTGGAGGACAACCTGTTCCTCCCACCTCAGGGTGGGGGCAAGCCGCCCAACTCAGCCCAGACTGCAGAGATCTTCCAGGCGCTGCAGCAGGAGTGCATGCGACAGCTACAGGTCCCGGCCGGCTCTCTGGTCCCCTCGCCCAGCCCGGTGGGCGACGACAAGCCCCAGGTGCCCCCCCGTGTGCCCATCCCCCCGAGGCCCACGCGCCCACGTGGGGAGCTGTCTCCAGCCCCCTCGGGCGAGGAGGAGATGGGGCGGTGGCCTggacctgcctcccctccccgacTACCACCTCGGGAGCCCCTGTCCCCACAAGGCTCCAGGACCCCCAGCCCCTTGGTGCCACGCGGCAGCTCCCCGCTGCCACCCCGGCTCTCCAGCTCACCTGGGAAAACCATGCCCACCACCCAGAGCTTTGCCTCAGACCCCAAGTATGCCACACCCCAGGTGATCCAGGCACCTGGCCCCCGGGCTGGCCCCTGCATCTTACCCATCGTCCGCGATGGCAAGAAGGTCAGCAACACCCACTACTACCTGCTGCCTGAGCGCCCACCCTACCTGGAGCGCTACCAGCGCTTCCTGCGTGAGACCCGGAGCCCCGAAGAGCCGGCCCCCATGCCTGTGCCCCTGCTGCTGCCCCCTCCCGGCATCCCAGCTCCTGCTGCCCCTACTGCCACCGTTCGACCAATGCCTCAGGCTGCCCCAGACCCCAGGGCTAACTTCTCCACTAACACCAGCAACTCGGGGGCCCAGCCGCCAGCCCTGAGGGCCACTGCTCGGCTGCCACAGAGGGGCTGTCCCGGTGACGGGCCAGAGGCTGGACGGCCAACAGACAAGATCCAGATG CTGCAGGCCATGGTGCATGGGGTGACCACAGAGGAGTGCCAGGCGGCCCTGCAGAGCCACAGCTGGAGCGTGCAGAGGGCTGCCCAGTATCTGAAG CACCCCTTGGCCCCAGTGTGTCCCACGGCACCACCCTCTGCTCCTCAGGTGGAGCAGCTCTTTGGTTTGGGTCTGCGGCCGCGAGGCGAGTGCCACAAAGTGCTGGAGATGTTCGACTGGAACTTGGAGCAGGCTGGCTGCCACCTGCTGGGCTCCTGTGGCCCAGCCCACCACAA GCGCTGA
- the TNK2 gene encoding activated CDC42 kinase 1 isoform X5, translating to MQPEEGTGWLLELLSEVQLQQYFLRLRDDLNITRLSHFEYVKNEDLEKIGMGRPGQRRLWEAVKRRKAVCKRKSWMSKSTFRKTSPTPGGPAAEGSLQSLTCLIGEKDLHLFEKLGDGSFGVVRRGEWDAPSGKTVSVAVKCLKPDVLSQPEAMDDFIREVNAMHSLDHRNLIRLYGVVLTPPMKMVTELAPLGSLLDRLRKHQGHFLLGTLSRYAVQVAEGMGYLESKRFIHRDLAARNLLLATRDLVKIGDFGLMRALPQNDDHYVMQEHRKVPFAWCAPESLKTRTFSHASDTWMFGVTLWEMFTYGQEPWIGLNGSQILHKIDKEGERLPRPEDCPQDIYNVMVQCWAHKPEDRPTFVALRDFLLEAQPTDMRALQDFEEPDKLHIQMNDVITVIEGRAENYWWRGQNTRTLCVGPFPRNVVTSVAGLSAQDISQPLQNSFIHTGHGDSDPRHCWGFPDRIDELYLGNPMDPPDLLSVELSTSRPTQHLGRVKREPPPRPPQPAIFTQSKWGCSWCLRPRPRPLSPLISLLLEEPTYDPVSEDQDPLSSDFKRLGLRKPGLPRGLWLAKPSARVPGTKAGRGSSEVTLIDFGEEPMVQVPRPCAPSLAQLAMDACSLLDKTPPQSPSRALPRPLHPTPVVDWDARPLPPPPAYDDVAQDEDDFEVCSINSTLVSAGVSAGPSQGETNYAFVPEPARLFPPLEDNLFLPPQGGGKPPNSAQTAEIFQALQQECMRQLQVPAGSLVPSPSPVGDDKPQVPPRVPIPPRPTRPRGELSPAPSGEEEMGRWPGPASPPRLPPREPLSPQGSRTPSPLVPRGSSPLPPRLSSSPGKTMPTTQSFASDPKYATPQVIQAPGPRAGPCILPIVRDGKKVSNTHYYLLPERPPYLERYQRFLRETRSPEEPAPMPVPLLLPPPGIPAPAAPTATVRPMPQAAPDPRANFSTNTSNSGAQPPALRATARLPQRGCPGDGPEAGRPTDKIQMLQAMVHGVTTEECQAALQSHSWSVQRAAQYLKHPLAPVCPTAPPSAPQVEQLFGLGLRPRGECHKVLEMFDWNLEQAGCHLLGSCGPAHHKR from the exons ATGCAGCCGGAGGAGGGCACAGGCTGGCTGCTGGAGCTGCTGTCCGAGGTGCAGCTGCAGCAGTATTTCCTGCGGCTCCGTGACGACCTCAACATTACCCGCCTGTCCCACTTTGAGTATGTCAAGAATGAGGACCTGGAGAAGATTGGCATGGGCCGGCCTG GCCAGCGGCGGCTGTGGGAGGCTGTGAAGAGGAGGAAGGCCGTGTGCAAACGCAAGTCCTGGATGAGCAAG AGCACCTTCCGGAAGACCTCACCCACCCCCGGAGGCCCAGCAGCAGAGGGGTCCCTGCAGAGCCTCACCTGCCTCATTGGGGAGAAGGACCTGCATCTCTTTGAGAAGCTGGGAGATGGCTCCTTTGGTGTGGTGCGCAGGGGCGAGTGGGACGCCCCCTCGGGGAAGACG GTGAGTGTGGCTGTGAAGTGCCTGAAGCCTGATGTGCTGAGCCAGCCAGAGGCTATGGACGACTTCATCCGGGAGGTCAATGCCATGCACTCGCTTGACCACCGAAACCTTATTCGCCTCTACGGTGTGGTGCTCACGCCGCCCATGAAGATG GTGACAGAACTGGCACCTCTGGGATCGTTGTTGGACCGGCTGCGCAAGCACCAGGGCCACTTCCTCCTGGGTACCCTGAGCCGCTACGCTGTGCAGGTGGCTGAGGGCATGGGCTACCTGGAGTCCAAGCGCTTTATTCACCGTGACCTGGCTGCCCGCAATCTGCTGTTGGCCACCCGTGACCTGGTCAAGATCGGGGACTTTGGGCTGATGCGAGCACTGCCCCAGAATGACGACCACTACGTCATGCAGGAGCATCGCAAGGTGCCCTTTGCCTG GTGTGCCCCTGAGAGCCTGAAGACTCGCACCTTCTCCCATGCCAGCGACACCTGGATGTTTGGGGTCACACTGTGGGAGATGTTCACCTATGGCCAGGAGCCCTGGATTGGCCTCAATGGCAGTCAG ATCCTGCACAAGATTGACAAGGAGGGGGAGCGTCTGCCCCGGCCCGAGGACTGCCCCCAGGACATCTACAATGTCATGGTTCAGTGCTGGGCTCACAAGCCAGAGGACAGACCCACCTTTGTGGCCCTGAGGGACTTCCTGCTGGAG gcccagcccacTGACATGCGGGCTCTTCAGGACTTTGAGGAGCCAGACAAGCTGCACATCCAGATGAACGATGTCATCACCGTCATTGAGGGGAG GGCTGAGAATTATTGGTGGCGCGGGCAGAACACACGGACGCTGTGCGTGGGGCCCTTCCCTCGCAACGTGGTGACCTCTGTGGCCGGCCTGTCGGCCCAGGACATCAGCCAGCCCCTGCAGAACAGCTTCATTCACACAGGGCATGGTGACAGCGACCCCCGgcactgctggggcttccctgacagGATCGATGA ACTGTATCTGGGAAACCCCATGGACCCTCCCGACCTGCTGAGTGTGGAACTGAGCACCTCCAGACCCACCCAGCATCTGGGCAGGGTGAAAA GGGAGCCTCCACCTCGCCCTCCTCAGCCTGCCATCTTCACTCAGAGTAAGTGGGGCTGCTCTTGGTGCcttcgcccccgcccccgccccctctctcctctcatttCTCTCCTCCTGGAAG AACCAACCTACGACCCTGTGAGTGAGGACCAAGACCCCCTGTCCAGCGACTTCAAGAGACTGGGCCTGCGGAAGCCAGGACTGCCCCGTGGGCTGTGGCTCGCGAAGCCCTCGGCCCGGGTGCCGGGCACCAAAGCGGGCCGCGGGAGCAGTGAGGTCACGCTCATCGACTTCGGTGAGGAGCCCATGGTCCAGGTCCCACGGCCCTGTGCGCCCTCACTGGCGCAGCTGGCCATGGATGCCTGCTCCTTGCTGGACAAGACCCCGCCACAGAGCCCCTCGCGGGCCCTGCCCCGACCCCTGCATCCCACGCCAGTGGTGGACTGGGATGCGCGCCCACTGCCCCCGCCTCCTGCCTACGACGACGTGGCCCAGGATGAGGATGACTTCGAGGTCTGCTCCATCAACAGCACCCTAGTGAGTGCAGGGGTCTCTGCTGGGCCCAGCCAGGGAGAGACCAATTACGCCTTTGTGCCTGAGCCGGCACGGCTCTTCCCTCCTCTGGAGGACAACCTGTTCCTCCCACCTCAGGGTGGGGGCAAGCCGCCCAACTCAGCCCAGACTGCAGAGATCTTCCAGGCGCTGCAGCAGGAGTGCATGCGACAGCTACAGGTCCCGGCCGGCTCTCTGGTCCCCTCGCCCAGCCCGGTGGGCGACGACAAGCCCCAGGTGCCCCCCCGTGTGCCCATCCCCCCGAGGCCCACGCGCCCACGTGGGGAGCTGTCTCCAGCCCCCTCGGGCGAGGAGGAGATGGGGCGGTGGCCTggacctgcctcccctccccgacTACCACCTCGGGAGCCCCTGTCCCCACAAGGCTCCAGGACCCCCAGCCCCTTGGTGCCACGCGGCAGCTCCCCGCTGCCACCCCGGCTCTCCAGCTCACCTGGGAAAACCATGCCCACCACCCAGAGCTTTGCCTCAGACCCCAAGTATGCCACACCCCAGGTGATCCAGGCACCTGGCCCCCGGGCTGGCCCCTGCATCTTACCCATCGTCCGCGATGGCAAGAAGGTCAGCAACACCCACTACTACCTGCTGCCTGAGCGCCCACCCTACCTGGAGCGCTACCAGCGCTTCCTGCGTGAGACCCGGAGCCCCGAAGAGCCGGCCCCCATGCCTGTGCCCCTGCTGCTGCCCCCTCCCGGCATCCCAGCTCCTGCTGCCCCTACTGCCACCGTTCGACCAATGCCTCAGGCTGCCCCAGACCCCAGGGCTAACTTCTCCACTAACACCAGCAACTCGGGGGCCCAGCCGCCAGCCCTGAGGGCCACTGCTCGGCTGCCACAGAGGGGCTGTCCCGGTGACGGGCCAGAGGCTGGACGGCCAACAGACAAGATCCAGATG CTGCAGGCCATGGTGCATGGGGTGACCACAGAGGAGTGCCAGGCGGCCCTGCAGAGCCACAGCTGGAGCGTGCAGAGGGCTGCCCAGTATCTGAAG CACCCCTTGGCCCCAGTGTGTCCCACGGCACCACCCTCTGCTCCTCAGGTGGAGCAGCTCTTTGGTTTGGGTCTGCGGCCGCGAGGCGAGTGCCACAAAGTGCTGGAGATGTTCGACTGGAACTTGGAGCAGGCTGGCTGCCACCTGCTGGGCTCCTGTGGCCCAGCCCACCACAA GCGCTGA